The Planifilum fulgidum genome segment ATGCGTCCCGAAGACAAACCGGCCCTTTTACATCCCTGCCGCTCGCCGCCTTCGGAATGGATCCGTTTCCGCCCGTGCGTGGATTTCGCCTGTACCCGGATGCGGGAGATGCGATTGCATCCCGTATCTTTTTCCGGTTCGTCCAGGCGTGGGGCAGCCGTCTCCTGAAGGAGGATTTATCCCGGAGGTCATCCCGGGCAGGCGAAAGCGTTTATAAAATCTGCCGGCTGCTTCCCGGCGATTGCATCACCCGGTCCAGGATCCTGCCGACCAGGGAGGCGAACTTTCCGCTGCTCCGCTGCCTCGGACGCGGCAGGGAAATCTTCAGATCCCACCCGATTTTCCCCCCTTCCAGCAGCACCACCCGGTCCGCCAGGGCGACTGCTTCCTCCACGTCGTGAGTGACCAACAGGCCGGTAAACCCCTGTTCTTCCCACAATGTTTCGATCAGGCGCTGCATTTCGATCCGTGTCAGCGCGTCCAGCGCCCCCAACGGTTCATCCAGCAACAGCAGGCGGGGGCGGCCGACCAGCGCCCGGGCCAGGGCGGCCCGCTGGCGCTGCCCTCCGGAGAGGACGGAGGGCCATTCTTCCCCGTATTCGGTCAGCCCGACCTGATTCAGCGCCTCGGCGGTCCGCCTTTTCTTGTCCGGTTCGCCGTCGATCCCCAGGGCCACGTTGTCGGCCACTTTCAGCCACGGAAGGAGGCGCGGTTCCTGAAACATGACCCGGACTGCGGGGTTTACTCCCCGCACGGGTGCGCCGTCCAGGGCGATTTCCCCGTCCGTGGGTGTTTCCAGCCCCGCGATCAAGCGCAGCAGCGTGCTTTTTCCACATCCCGACCGGCCGACGATGGCCACGAATTCTCCGGCGTTCACCTGAAGATCCACCTCTTCCAGAACCAGGCGTTTCCCGAACCGCTTCTTGAGGCCGGTGATCTCCAGCCGGGTACCCCTAGACTCTCCCATCGAGAACCCTTCCTCCCTTTCGCGTCTCGCTATTCGCCCGCCCGCCAGCGCAGGCACCGCTTTTCCAGCCCCTGGGCCAGCACGTCGGCCAGCTTGCCGAGCAGGGCGTACAACAGGATGCTCAGAACCACCACGTCCATCTGCATAAACTCCCGGGCGTTCATGGCCATATAGCCGATGCCGGTGTCGGAGGAGATGGTTTCCGCCACGATCAGGGTCAACCACATGATTCCGAGGGAATACCTCACCCCGACCAGGACGGAGGGCATCGCCCCCGGCAAGATCACTTTCCGAAGGAGCCTTAAGCCCCGGAGACCGTAAACCTTTCCCATCTCGATCAGCCCGGGGTCGACGAAGCGGATCCCGTGAAAGGTGTTCAAATAGACGGGGAAAAACACCCCCAGCGCCACCAGGAACAATTTCACCTCTTCCCCGATGCCGAACCACAAAATGGCCAGGGGGATCAAGGCGAGGTGGGGGATGTTGCGGAGCATCTGGACGGTGGTGTCCAGAAGCCGTTCCGCCGCCGGAAACAGGCCGTTCAGAAACCCCAGCGCCAGTCCGACGCTTCCCCCGATCAACAGCCCCAAAAGCGCCCGGAAGGTGCTGTCCCCGATGTAGCGGAAGAGCTCCCCCGACGCGGCCAGACGGACGGCCGCCCGGATCACGCCGGCCGGTTCCGGCAGCGTTCTCGGTGAGATCCAGCCGATCTGCCCCAGCAGCTGCCAGAGGATCACCAGCGCAACGGGGAGGCTCCAGGGGATCAGCGGTTCAACCGCTTTTGGCAGTCTCCGGCCGGCCATCGCCTCCCCCTCCTTTTCGCTCTCCGGGAAAGTGGTCGTTGGCGATGATTTCCCCGAAGGGGCTGATAATCTGCCGCTTCGGAGCGGAAGGGGCGTTTTGGAGGGGCAGCTCCGGGAAGAGCAGTTCGGCCACCCGGTACGCCTCTTCCAGGTGGGGATATCCCGACAAAATGAAGGTGTCGATCCCCAGGGCGGCGTATTCCCTCATCCGTTCCGCCACCGTGCGCGGATCCCCGACGAGGGCTGTGCCGGCGCCGCCCCGGACCAGACCGATTCCGGCCCAGAGGTTGGGGCTCACCTCCAGGTCGGTTTTGGTGAAGCCGCTCAGCTGGGACATGCGCTGTTGGCCGACGGAATCGGAACGGGAGAGGGCCCGTTTGGAAGCCCGGATCACCTCGTCGTCCACATATCGGATCAGGCGGTTGGCCGCGTCCCAGGCCTCCCGTTCCGTTTCCCGCACGATCACGTGCAGGCGGATGCCGAATCGCACCGTTCTTCCCTGCTTTTCGGCCAGCAGGCGCACTTGTCGGATTTTTTGGGCGACCTGCTTCGGAGGTTCCCCCCAGGTGAGGTAGACGTCCACGTGTTTGGCCGCCACTTTCATCGCCGCCTCGGAGGAGCCGCCGAAGTACAGGGGGGGATAGGGGGTTTGCACCGGCGGAAACAACAGTTTTCCGCCCCGGATGTCCAGATGCCGCCCCCTCAGCGTCACTTCTCTTCCCTGCATCTCTTCCCGCCAGACGGTGAGGAACTCGTCGGTCAGCTCATAGCGGGTGTCATGGTCCAGGTGGATGCCGTCCCCGGCCAGCTCCACCGGATCGCCTCCGGTCACCACATTGATCAAAAGGCGTCCGCCGGAGAGGCGGTCGAAGGTGGCGGCCATGCGCGCCGCCGCCGAGGGGGAGATGAGGCCGGGGCGGACCGCGATCAGAAAGCGCATGCGCTCGGTGACGGACAGCAGGGAAGCGCCCACCACCCACGCATCCTCGCAGGATCGCCCCGTGGGCAGAAGCGCACCGGCGTATCCCAGGTGATCCACCGCCTGGGCGAGCTGTTTCAGGTACGGATGGTCGACGGCGCGCCCTCCCCTCGCGGTGCCCAGGTAACGCCCGTCGCCGTGGGTGGGAATAAACCAGAAGATATTCATCGTTTCTCCTTCCTTTCTTTTGAAGTTTTTTCGCCTTCAAACCAGACCGCCCGCTTTACCCGGATGTTTTCGGGGATCAGGCCCGCCTCGAAAAAGGCGTCCGCAATCTGCTGCTGCTCCTTTACGATGGATTCATCCATCGGGACGAGTCCGTATTTCGAGCGCGTGATGGCTTTCTCCACCGTTTTCACGTCCATTCCGATCTGTTTGGAGAGGAGCCGGGCGGTTTCTTCGGGGTGCTCGTTGAACCAATCCGTCGTTTGTTTCAACTCCTCCAGAAATGCCCGGATGATGTCTTCGTGCTCCTCAACGCAGGTTCGGGAAGCGAGAATGAACTCGCGGTTGGTGGTGTAGCCCCGGGCATCGGTGAGAATGCGGGCTCCCAGATCCCGTTCCGCCGAGGCAAAATAGGGATCCCAGATCGCCCAGGCGTCGATGCTTCCCTTGGCAAAGGCCGCCCGGGCGTCCGCCGGGGGGAGGTAGACGGGCCGGATGTCCTCGTATTTCAGCCCTTCCTTCTTCAGCGCTTGCAGCAGCAGATAATGCACATTGGAGCCCTTGTTGAGGGCCACTTTTTTTCCCCGCAGATCCCTGACGCTCCGGATGGGGGAATCGGCGGGCACGACGATCGCTTCGTTTTCCGGTTTGGGAATCCCGGAGGCGATGTACAAGAGGGGGGTTTTTGCCGCCTGGGCGAAGATCGGCGGCGTGTTGCCGGTGTGTCCGATGTCGATGCTGCCCACATTCATCGCCTCCAGCAGCTGCGGGCCGGCGGGGAAATGGATCCATTCCACCCGAATCCCCCGGGGTTCCAGGCGCTTATCCAGCGTTCCGCGGGCCTTCAGGATGCTGAGGGTTCCAAACTTCTGGTAGCCGATCCGCAATGTCTTTTCCGGATTCTCCGTGGCGGCGGAGCCGCAGCCCGCGGTCCACAGC includes the following:
- a CDS encoding ABC transporter ATP-binding protein, translated to MGESRGTRLEITGLKKRFGKRLVLEEVDLQVNAGEFVAIVGRSGCGKSTLLRLIAGLETPTDGEIALDGAPVRGVNPAVRVMFQEPRLLPWLKVADNVALGIDGEPDKKRRTAEALNQVGLTEYGEEWPSVLSGGQRQRAALARALVGRPRLLLLDEPLGALDALTRIEMQRLIETLWEEQGFTGLLVTHDVEEAVALADRVVLLEGGKIGWDLKISLPRPRQRSSGKFASLVGRILDRVMQSPGSSRQIL
- the ssuC gene encoding aliphatic sulfonate ABC transporter permease SsuC, with the translated sequence MAGRRLPKAVEPLIPWSLPVALVILWQLLGQIGWISPRTLPEPAGVIRAAVRLAASGELFRYIGDSTFRALLGLLIGGSVGLALGFLNGLFPAAERLLDTTVQMLRNIPHLALIPLAILWFGIGEEVKLFLVALGVFFPVYLNTFHGIRFVDPGLIEMGKVYGLRGLRLLRKVILPGAMPSVLVGVRYSLGIMWLTLIVAETISSDTGIGYMAMNAREFMQMDVVVLSILLYALLGKLADVLAQGLEKRCLRWRAGE
- the ssuD gene encoding FMNH2-dependent alkanesulfonate monooxygenase, whose product is MNIFWFIPTHGDGRYLGTARGGRAVDHPYLKQLAQAVDHLGYAGALLPTGRSCEDAWVVGASLLSVTERMRFLIAVRPGLISPSAAARMAATFDRLSGGRLLINVVTGGDPVELAGDGIHLDHDTRYELTDEFLTVWREEMQGREVTLRGRHLDIRGGKLLFPPVQTPYPPLYFGGSSEAAMKVAAKHVDVYLTWGEPPKQVAQKIRQVRLLAEKQGRTVRFGIRLHVIVRETEREAWDAANRLIRYVDDEVIRASKRALSRSDSVGQQRMSQLSGFTKTDLEVSPNLWAGIGLVRGGAGTALVGDPRTVAERMREYAALGIDTFILSGYPHLEEAYRVAELLFPELPLQNAPSAPKRQIISPFGEIIANDHFPGERKGGGGDGRPETAKSG
- a CDS encoding sulfonate ABC transporter substrate-binding protein, whose translation is MAKGRKRLIPKARRFLLLLLGGLALWTAGCGSAATENPEKTLRIGYQKFGTLSILKARGTLDKRLEPRGIRVEWIHFPAGPQLLEAMNVGSIDIGHTGNTPPIFAQAAKTPLLYIASGIPKPENEAIVVPADSPIRSVRDLRGKKVALNKGSNVHYLLLQALKKEGLKYEDIRPVYLPPADARAAFAKGSIDAWAIWDPYFASAERDLGARILTDARGYTTNREFILASRTCVEEHEDIIRAFLEELKQTTDWFNEHPEETARLLSKQIGMDVKTVEKAITRSKYGLVPMDESIVKEQQQIADAFFEAGLIPENIRVKRAVWFEGEKTSKERKEKR